One stretch of Aeromicrobium fastidiosum DNA includes these proteins:
- a CDS encoding DUF222 domain-containing protein, translating into MLDDRQVIEQVVVRREALAALEAAEAVDMLDFVDRARAAGEAVSEAQGRRRVDAAVHELSLAMRLPVPTVERRVARARRLRSTMPDVWQAWLDGRISTTHVTAIDRAATRLVHAESVTALDDIAVERVGRLTPGQATRWLDRWVERTEATESARRHERAHADRKVSSRPLGDGMTRLTADVAATDAAAVMQSLTGAAHALPADDGRTIDQARADLFVDALLGREPGGLGFRAVIGITVPLSSLMGFSDVPGELTDRSATIPAHVVRAAMADEQSLLYRLVTDDVGNLMTVTWLGRFAPTRLAQVLEFRDGTSVFPTSTVPARACDTDHSDPWPAETSAANTGPLNRRAHNLKTEGHLRLRQPAPGVFAWTTSTGHTYTRTPEPLPIADWELEHQTADQALPIDPWADEFNQMVEALTAA; encoded by the coding sequence GTGTTGGACGATCGGCAGGTCATCGAGCAGGTGGTCGTGCGTCGCGAGGCGCTCGCCGCGCTCGAGGCCGCCGAAGCGGTCGACATGCTGGACTTCGTCGACCGCGCCCGTGCTGCCGGTGAGGCGGTCAGTGAGGCGCAGGGACGGCGGCGGGTCGATGCGGCGGTGCACGAGCTGTCGCTCGCGATGCGCCTGCCGGTCCCCACTGTCGAACGCCGTGTGGCCCGTGCCCGGCGGTTGCGGTCGACGATGCCCGACGTGTGGCAGGCGTGGCTCGACGGACGGATCAGCACCACCCACGTCACAGCCATCGACCGTGCCGCGACCCGTCTGGTGCATGCCGAGTCTGTGACCGCGCTCGATGACATCGCTGTCGAGCGAGTCGGCCGGTTGACGCCGGGTCAGGCGACTCGGTGGTTGGACCGGTGGGTCGAACGCACCGAAGCCACCGAGTCGGCCCGCCGTCACGAACGCGCGCATGCCGACCGGAAGGTCTCATCCCGGCCGCTGGGCGATGGGATGACCCGCCTGACCGCCGACGTCGCCGCCACGGATGCGGCCGCGGTGATGCAGTCGCTCACCGGAGCCGCCCACGCGCTTCCCGCTGACGACGGGCGGACGATCGACCAAGCGCGCGCCGATCTGTTCGTCGACGCGCTATTGGGCCGCGAGCCCGGTGGGCTCGGATTCCGGGCGGTCATCGGCATCACCGTCCCGCTCTCGTCCCTCATGGGATTCAGTGATGTGCCCGGTGAGCTGACGGACCGGTCGGCCACGATTCCGGCGCACGTCGTGCGGGCCGCGATGGCCGACGAGCAGTCGCTGCTGTACCGGTTGGTGACCGATGACGTCGGCAACCTGATGACCGTCACCTGGCTCGGACGGTTCGCACCCACCCGGTTGGCTCAGGTGCTGGAGTTCCGCGACGGCACCAGCGTCTTTCCGACCAGCACCGTCCCCGCCCGGGCCTGCGACACCGACCACAGTGATCCATGGCCCGCCGAGACGTCCGCCGCGAACACCGGACCGTTGAACCGGCGTGCACATAACCTCAAGACCGAGGGACACCTACGTCTTCGACAACCCGCGCCCGGGGTCTTCGCATGGACCACCAGCACCGGGCACACCTACACACGCACCCCAGAACCACTACCGATAGCGGACTGGGAACTGGAGCACCAGACAGCAGACCAAGCGCTACCCATCGACCCCTGGGCCGACGAGTTCAACCAGATGGTCGAAGCGCTCACCGCTGCGTGA
- a CDS encoding DUF2277 domain-containing protein codes for MCRNIRVLHNFEPPTTDDEVREAAVQFVRKVSGSTRPSQANAEAFDQAVDEIAAATRRLLDGLVTKAPPKSRELEAVKGRERHEKRMQREVRLRTAGT; via the coding sequence ATGTGCCGGAACATCAGGGTGCTCCACAACTTCGAGCCACCGACGACCGACGACGAGGTCCGCGAGGCCGCTGTGCAGTTCGTGCGCAAGGTCAGCGGGTCGACCAGGCCCTCGCAGGCCAATGCGGAGGCCTTCGACCAGGCGGTCGACGAGATCGCCGCGGCCACGCGCCGCCTGCTCGACGGGCTCGTGACCAAGGCACCGCCGAAGAGCAGGGAGCTCGAGGCGGTCAAGGGCCGCGAACGCCACGAGAAGCGCATGCAGCGCGAGGTTCGCCTCCGCACGGCTGGGACGTAG
- a CDS encoding alpha/beta fold hydrolase, producing the protein MPVPQITAVRLGGSPALPLLVLGPSLGTSARTLWSAAAAHLSDAFEVVAWDLPGHGSNPIVARPFTMSELAAGVLAMIDDMVAERGDVDTSFVYAGNSVGGAVGLHLLLDSPARVDAAVLLCTGAKIGDAAAWHDRAATVRASGTSAVVEGSAARWFAPGFLEREPARGSALLQALRDTDREGYAQACEALAGHDVRSRLGRVGTPVLAVAGSDDVPTPTETLQEIAAGVRDGRLVVLDGIAHLAPAEAPAEVARLVRAHVRGEADAATLAPPSALDPRSTSLVTVTALVAGGHHDELATHLRTARAHGLSTEELDHLLQIVVLSGVPATSDSIRVARDVLAEIDREESA; encoded by the coding sequence GTGCCCGTCCCGCAGATCACTGCCGTGCGACTCGGCGGCTCCCCCGCCCTCCCGCTGCTCGTGCTCGGCCCCTCGCTCGGCACGTCGGCCAGGACCCTGTGGTCCGCCGCGGCCGCCCACCTGTCGGACGCGTTCGAGGTCGTCGCGTGGGACCTGCCGGGGCACGGCAGCAACCCGATCGTGGCCCGACCGTTCACGATGTCCGAGCTGGCGGCCGGTGTTCTCGCGATGATCGACGACATGGTCGCCGAGCGCGGCGACGTCGACACGTCGTTCGTCTACGCCGGCAACTCCGTCGGGGGTGCCGTCGGGTTGCACCTGCTGCTCGACTCGCCCGCCCGCGTCGACGCCGCCGTGCTGCTGTGCACGGGCGCGAAGATCGGGGACGCCGCGGCCTGGCACGACCGCGCCGCGACGGTGCGGGCGTCGGGCACGTCGGCCGTCGTCGAGGGCTCGGCCGCCCGCTGGTTCGCGCCGGGATTCCTCGAGCGCGAGCCCGCGAGGGGCAGCGCCCTGCTGCAGGCACTGCGGGACACCGATCGCGAGGGATACGCCCAGGCCTGCGAGGCACTGGCGGGGCACGACGTGAGGTCACGGCTCGGCCGTGTCGGCACGCCCGTCCTCGCGGTGGCGGGCAGCGACGACGTGCCGACGCCGACCGAGACACTGCAGGAGATCGCCGCCGGGGTCAGGGACGGCCGGCTCGTCGTCCTCGACGGGATCGCCCACCTCGCACCCGCTGAGGCCCCGGCGGAGGTGGCCCGGCTCGTCCGGGCCCACGTCCGGGGCGAGGCCGACGCCGCGACCCTGGCACCCCCGTCAGCTCTCGACCCCCGCAGCACGTCCCTCGTCACCGTGACGGCGCTCGTGGCCGGAGGCCACCACGACGAGCTCGCGACGCACCTGCGGACGGCACGCGCCCACGGGCTCTCGACGGAGGAGCTCGACCACCTGCTGCAGATCGTTGTGCTCTCCGGTGTCCCCGCCACGAGCGACTCGATCCGCGTCGCCCGTGACGTGCTCGCGGAGATCGACCGCGAGGAATCCGCCTAG
- a CDS encoding aminotransferase class III-fold pyridoxal phosphate-dependent enzyme, whose translation MTSPSSFSPNPAHDRLQQSAKDNLILHFSKQEIDDLLVIDRAEGPYVYDTHGRRYIDALSSLFCSQLGYSYGEEMAEAATQQLTTMAFNTSWGTAHPATIDLAEKISELAPADDYRVFFTGGGSESVESAWKMVREHFIAIGQPQRTKAIARDRAYHGVTLGALSFTGVQPFKEGFGTPPVEVTKVSNTNRFRADDGHEEAAFCARLLAEVEDAIIAAGADEVALIIAEPVQNAGGCFTAPAGYWTGLRAIADKYGVLLMADEVITGFGRIGEWFASSREGVAPDLISVAKGLTSAYAPMGAMLARHHVVAPLVEHNKVFRHGITFGGHPLSAALAAKSIEIIERDQVLENVRAQAGPLQARLQHLLDLPIVGDVRGAGFFWAMELVKDDEATRFDQAERNDLLRGYLPRRLRDAGLIARCDDRGDAVLQIAPPLISDAALLDDIVAGLTDVLRDAGKHMGL comes from the coding sequence GTGACCAGCCCCAGCTCCTTCAGCCCGAACCCCGCCCACGACCGTCTGCAGCAGTCGGCCAAGGACAACCTGATCCTGCACTTCTCGAAGCAGGAGATCGACGACCTCCTGGTCATCGATCGGGCCGAGGGCCCGTACGTCTACGACACCCACGGCCGCCGCTACATCGACGCCCTGTCGAGCCTGTTCTGCTCGCAGCTGGGCTACTCGTACGGCGAGGAGATGGCAGAGGCAGCGACCCAGCAGCTGACCACCATGGCGTTCAACACCAGCTGGGGCACGGCGCACCCCGCCACGATCGACCTGGCCGAGAAGATCAGCGAGCTGGCACCCGCCGACGACTACCGGGTGTTCTTCACCGGTGGCGGCTCGGAGTCGGTCGAGTCGGCCTGGAAGATGGTGCGCGAGCACTTCATCGCGATCGGCCAGCCGCAGCGCACCAAGGCGATCGCCCGCGACCGGGCCTACCACGGCGTCACCCTGGGGGCGCTGTCGTTCACGGGCGTCCAGCCGTTCAAGGAGGGCTTCGGCACCCCGCCGGTCGAGGTCACCAAGGTGTCGAACACCAACCGGTTCCGCGCCGACGACGGCCACGAGGAGGCGGCGTTCTGCGCCCGCCTGCTGGCCGAGGTCGAGGACGCGATCATCGCCGCCGGGGCCGACGAGGTCGCGCTGATCATCGCCGAGCCGGTGCAGAACGCGGGAGGCTGCTTCACGGCACCGGCCGGCTACTGGACGGGCCTGCGCGCGATCGCCGACAAGTACGGCGTCCTGCTGATGGCCGACGAGGTCATCACCGGGTTCGGCCGTATCGGCGAGTGGTTCGCGTCGTCGCGCGAGGGCGTGGCACCCGACCTGATCAGCGTCGCCAAGGGCCTCACCTCGGCCTATGCGCCGATGGGCGCGATGCTGGCCCGCCACCACGTCGTCGCACCGCTGGTGGAGCACAACAAGGTGTTCCGTCACGGCATCACGTTCGGCGGCCACCCGCTGAGCGCCGCGCTCGCGGCCAAGAGCATCGAGATCATCGAGCGCGACCAGGTGCTCGAGAACGTCCGGGCGCAGGCCGGTCCCCTGCAGGCGCGCCTGCAGCACCTGCTCGACCTGCCGATCGTCGGCGACGTCCGCGGTGCCGGCTTCTTCTGGGCCATGGAGCTGGTCAAGGACGACGAGGCGACCCGCTTCGACCAGGCCGAGCGCAACGACCTGCTGCGGGGCTACCTGCCGCGTCGCCTGCGTGACGCCGGGCTCATCGCGCGCTGCGACGACCGCGGCGACGCCGTGCTGCAGATCGCCCCGCCGCTCATCAGCGACGCGGCCCTGCTCGACGACATCGTGGCAGGCCTGACCGACGTCCTGCGCGACGCCGGCAAGCACATGGGTCTGTGA
- a CDS encoding flavin monoamine oxidase family protein, translated as MSMSDQIDVVVIGAGATGLSAAHALQQAGRSVVVLEARERVGGRLWTDEVDGVDLELGGQWVSPDQTELLRVLDELGLETFSRYREGASVYIGISGERRTFEGEQLPVPPAVEKAMVALTDELDELAAQMDPDRPWDAPFAAELDQVSFAAWLADRCDEQEAIDNIAMFIAQAMLTKPAHAFSALQAVQMAASAGSFSHLVDSEFILDKRVVGGLQGVPLALAERLGDAVRLGVDVEKVRWSGTGVEVVAGDLTVSARHLVLAVPPTVVPRIRFEPPLPSAQREAHQHQSFGLVTKLHITYDTPFWREAGLSGTVFSPYELVHEAYDNTNHGDSRGTLVGFISDERVDEVSRLDAEARRTAILTSLAHYYGEQALTPTSYYESDWTSEELGQGAYATSFDLGGLTRFGPRLREPVGPIQIGSSDVAGLGFQHVDGALRVGAELAQHIIATDTREV; from the coding sequence ATGAGCATGTCCGATCAGATCGACGTCGTCGTCATCGGGGCCGGAGCGACCGGCCTGTCCGCGGCGCACGCCCTGCAGCAGGCCGGCCGCTCGGTCGTCGTCCTCGAGGCTCGCGAACGCGTGGGGGGACGGCTGTGGACCGACGAGGTCGACGGCGTCGACCTCGAGCTCGGCGGCCAGTGGGTCTCGCCCGACCAGACCGAGCTGCTGCGCGTGCTCGACGAGCTGGGTCTCGAGACCTTCTCGCGCTACCGCGAGGGTGCGTCGGTCTACATCGGCATCTCGGGCGAGCGTCGCACGTTCGAGGGCGAGCAGCTGCCCGTCCCGCCCGCGGTCGAGAAGGCCATGGTCGCACTGACCGACGAGCTCGACGAGCTGGCCGCGCAGATGGACCCCGACCGTCCGTGGGACGCCCCCTTCGCCGCCGAGCTCGACCAGGTGAGCTTCGCGGCCTGGCTCGCCGACCGCTGCGACGAGCAGGAGGCCATCGACAACATCGCGATGTTCATCGCGCAGGCCATGCTGACCAAGCCCGCCCACGCCTTCTCGGCGCTGCAGGCCGTGCAGATGGCCGCGAGTGCCGGCAGCTTCAGCCACCTCGTCGACTCCGAGTTCATCCTCGACAAGCGGGTCGTCGGCGGTCTGCAGGGCGTGCCGCTGGCGCTGGCCGAGCGGCTCGGCGACGCCGTCCGGCTCGGCGTGGACGTCGAGAAGGTGCGCTGGAGCGGCACCGGCGTCGAGGTCGTCGCGGGTGACCTGACGGTGTCGGCCCGGCACCTCGTGCTGGCCGTGCCGCCGACCGTCGTGCCGCGCATCCGGTTCGAGCCGCCGCTGCCGTCGGCCCAGCGCGAGGCGCACCAGCACCAGTCGTTCGGGCTGGTCACCAAGCTCCACATCACGTACGACACGCCGTTCTGGCGCGAGGCCGGCCTGTCGGGCACGGTGTTCAGCCCGTACGAGCTCGTGCACGAGGCCTACGACAACACCAACCATGGCGACTCGCGCGGCACCCTGGTCGGCTTCATCTCCGACGAGCGGGTCGACGAGGTCAGCCGCCTCGACGCCGAGGCTCGTCGCACGGCGATCCTGACGTCGCTCGCCCACTACTACGGCGAGCAGGCACTGACGCCGACCTCGTACTACGAGAGCGACTGGACGTCCGAGGAGCTCGGCCAGGGCGCCTACGCCACGAGCTTCGACCTCGGCGGCCTCACCCGGTTCGGCCCGCGCCTGCGCGAGCCGGTCGGACCCATCCAGATCGGCAGCTCCGACGTCGCCGGTCTCGGCTTCCAGCACGTCGACGGTGCCCTGCGCGTCGGCGCCGAGCTGGCCCAGCACATCATCGCCACCGACACACGAGAGGTCTGA
- a CDS encoding gamma-aminobutyraldehyde dehydrogenase has product MTDTIQNTDLIKNYVDGALVDSAATDFIELVDPTTGRPDGRSPISTADEVDAAFAAALRASKTWKRTTPKARQLALLQIADAIEAARDELALLQSRDTGQIKVHVATEEIDQGVDQLRFFAGAARLLEGKATGEYVEGLSSSIRREPIGVVAQVTPWNYPFAMAIWKIAPALAAGNTIVLKPSDTTPRSTVRLAEIAGEILPAGVFNVVNGNADTGRLLVEHPTPGLVAITGSVRAGIEVAVSAARNLKRAHLELGGKAPAVVFADADLQAAAEGIAVGGFFNAGQDCTAATRVIVHESVHDELLRLLVEQAEASRPGAPDDDSAAYGTLNNAGHLASVERMIAGLGDHATIETGGSRLDGDGFYFAPTIISGVRQDDAIVQQEVFGPVLTVQSFTTDEQAQDLANDVPYGLAASVWTKDHGRALRMTAELDFGCVWVNTHIPFVSEMPHGGFGASGHGKDLSAYGLEEYTRVKHVMSNVEA; this is encoded by the coding sequence ATGACCGACACCATCCAGAACACTGATCTGATCAAGAACTACGTGGACGGTGCCCTCGTCGACTCCGCAGCCACCGACTTCATCGAGCTCGTCGACCCCACGACGGGACGTCCCGACGGACGCTCGCCGATCTCGACCGCCGACGAGGTCGACGCCGCGTTCGCCGCGGCCCTGCGCGCATCGAAGACGTGGAAGCGCACGACGCCGAAGGCGCGCCAGCTCGCCCTGCTGCAGATCGCCGACGCGATCGAGGCAGCCCGTGACGAGCTCGCCCTGCTGCAGTCGCGCGACACGGGACAGATCAAGGTGCACGTCGCGACCGAGGAGATCGACCAGGGCGTCGACCAGCTGCGCTTCTTCGCCGGTGCCGCGCGCCTGCTCGAGGGCAAGGCGACGGGCGAGTACGTCGAGGGCCTCTCGTCGAGCATCCGCCGCGAGCCGATCGGCGTCGTCGCCCAGGTGACGCCCTGGAACTACCCGTTCGCGATGGCCATCTGGAAGATCGCCCCGGCGCTCGCCGCGGGCAACACGATCGTGCTCAAGCCGAGCGACACGACCCCGCGGTCGACCGTCCGCCTGGCGGAGATCGCCGGCGAGATCCTGCCGGCCGGCGTCTTCAACGTCGTCAACGGCAACGCCGACACCGGACGCCTCCTGGTCGAGCACCCGACTCCGGGTCTCGTCGCCATCACCGGATCGGTGCGTGCCGGCATCGAGGTGGCCGTGTCCGCGGCCAGGAACCTCAAGCGCGCGCACCTCGAGCTGGGCGGCAAGGCACCGGCCGTCGTGTTCGCCGACGCCGACCTGCAGGCGGCCGCCGAGGGCATCGCCGTGGGCGGATTCTTCAACGCGGGCCAGGACTGCACCGCCGCGACGCGCGTCATCGTGCACGAGAGCGTCCACGACGAGCTGCTGCGCCTGCTGGTCGAGCAGGCCGAGGCGTCTCGCCCCGGTGCCCCCGACGACGACTCCGCCGCGTACGGGACGCTCAACAACGCGGGTCACCTCGCGTCCGTCGAGCGGATGATCGCCGGGCTCGGAGACCACGCCACGATCGAGACCGGCGGTTCGCGCCTCGACGGCGACGGGTTCTACTTCGCGCCGACGATCATCTCGGGCGTGCGGCAGGACGACGCGATCGTGCAGCAGGAGGTCTTCGGGCCCGTGCTCACGGTGCAGTCGTTCACGACCGACGAGCAGGCCCAGGACCTCGCCAACGACGTGCCGTACGGCCTGGCCGCCAGCGTGTGGACCAAGGACCACGGTCGGGCGCTGCGGATGACCGCCGAGCTCGACTTCGGCTGCGTGTGGGTCAACACCCACATCCCGTTCGTCTCGGAGATGCCGCACGGCGGGTTCGGGGCGTCGGGGCACGGCAAGGACCTGTCGGCGTACGGTCTCGAGGAATACACCCGGGTCAAGCACGTCATGAGCAACGTGGAGGCATGA
- a CDS encoding cupin domain-containing protein: MTGHELATERLLAQDALAVPIEHAPVQDDDVLGGHPTMGAETLHTHGDVELGVWEITSGVVKDTEVEEMFVVLSGRGLVELADGSSIPLAAGTVVRLRAGDRTRWIVYETLRKIYVLLPDHEEPTP; encoded by the coding sequence ATGACGGGTCACGAGCTGGCCACCGAGCGCCTCCTGGCCCAGGACGCCCTGGCGGTGCCGATCGAGCACGCACCCGTCCAGGACGACGACGTGCTCGGCGGGCACCCGACGATGGGTGCCGAGACGCTGCACACCCACGGCGACGTCGAGCTCGGCGTCTGGGAGATCACGTCGGGCGTCGTCAAGGACACCGAGGTCGAGGAGATGTTCGTCGTCCTGTCCGGCCGGGGTTTGGTCGAGCTCGCCGACGGCAGCAGCATCCCCCTGGCCGCGGGCACCGTCGTCCGGCTGCGAGCCGGCGACCGCACCCGCTGGATCGTCTACGAGACCCTCCGCAAGATCTACGTCCTTCTGCCCGATCACGAGGAGCCCACGCCATGA
- a CDS encoding NAD(P)/FAD-dependent oxidoreductase: protein MTRHSTVFERNAPSASLVTASLAASEQRVFWLDDVETQPRASLVGTRDADLTIVGGGYTGLWTAVLAKRRDPSRRVVLLEAQTIGWAASGRNGGFAESSLTHGEENGRSRWPDEYEALEQHSDDNFEGFTSDIRDLGIDAQLELTGVLSVAYEPHQVRWLQEEQAGTFLDAQQVRAEINSPAFAAGRLTHGDDALVHPGRLAHGLARAAEELGVEIFEHSAVVGPPRRSGGGVEVRTAAGLVRSRQVVLATNVFTSLLRRTRLMTVPVYDYVLMTEPLTAEQRDSIGWHGRQGLTDLANQFHYSRLTADDRILYGGYDAVYHAGRNVRPEYEDRDDSYRTLASHLLTTFPQLEGVRFSHRWAGAIDTSTQFCAFNGLALRGRVAYAAGFTGLGVVATRFAAQVMLDRLAGEQTPRTQLEMVRKKPLPFPPEPFAKIGIEATKWSLDRADHREGQRNVLLRTLDRLGLGFDS, encoded by the coding sequence ATGACACGCCATTCGACAGTCTTCGAGCGGAACGCGCCCTCGGCGTCCCTCGTGACGGCGAGCCTCGCGGCGTCCGAGCAGCGGGTGTTCTGGCTCGACGACGTCGAGACGCAGCCGCGCGCGAGCCTCGTGGGCACGCGCGACGCCGACCTGACGATCGTCGGCGGTGGCTACACGGGTCTGTGGACCGCGGTGCTGGCCAAGCGGCGCGACCCGTCGCGGCGGGTCGTGCTGCTCGAGGCACAGACGATCGGCTGGGCGGCCTCGGGTCGCAACGGCGGCTTCGCCGAGTCGAGCCTGACCCACGGCGAGGAGAACGGTCGCAGCCGCTGGCCTGACGAGTACGAGGCGCTCGAGCAGCACAGCGACGACAACTTCGAGGGGTTCACGAGCGACATCCGCGATCTGGGCATCGACGCGCAGCTCGAGCTCACGGGTGTGCTGTCGGTGGCCTACGAGCCGCACCAGGTGCGCTGGCTGCAGGAGGAGCAGGCCGGGACGTTCCTCGACGCCCAGCAGGTGCGCGCCGAGATCAACAGCCCCGCGTTCGCCGCGGGACGCCTGACCCACGGCGACGACGCACTCGTCCACCCCGGTCGCCTGGCCCACGGGCTCGCCCGTGCCGCCGAGGAGCTCGGGGTCGAGATCTTCGAGCACTCGGCGGTCGTGGGTCCGCCCCGCCGCAGTGGCGGCGGCGTCGAGGTGCGCACCGCCGCGGGTCTGGTGCGGAGCCGGCAGGTCGTCCTCGCGACCAACGTCTTCACCTCGCTCCTGCGCCGCACGCGCCTCATGACGGTGCCGGTCTACGACTACGTCCTGATGACCGAGCCGCTGACCGCCGAGCAGCGCGACAGCATCGGCTGGCACGGCCGCCAGGGCCTCACAGACCTGGCCAACCAGTTCCACTACTCGCGGCTCACCGCCGACGACCGCATCCTCTACGGCGGCTACGACGCCGTCTACCACGCAGGGCGCAACGTCCGGCCGGAGTACGAGGACCGCGACGACAGCTACCGCACGCTCGCGTCGCACCTGCTCACGACGTTCCCGCAGCTCGAGGGCGTCCGGTTCTCGCACCGGTGGGCCGGGGCGATCGACACGTCGACGCAGTTCTGCGCGTTCAATGGCCTGGCGCTGCGCGGCCGGGTCGCCTATGCCGCGGGGTTCACGGGACTCGGCGTCGTCGCGACCCGCTTCGCCGCCCAGGTCATGCTCGACCGGCTCGCGGGCGAGCAGACGCCCCGCACGCAGCTCGAGATGGTGCGCAAGAAGCCCTTGCCGTTCCCGCCCGAGCCGTTCGCCAAGATCGGCATCGAGGCCACCAAGTGGTCGCTCGATCGCGCCGACCACCGCGAAGGACAGCGCAACGTGCTGCTGCGCACGCTCGACCGCCTGGGCCTCGGGTTCGACTCATGA